TTCTTCGGAAGCCTTTTTTATTTTCATCAAAAATGGACATTCAATTTTCATTGCAATATAGAAGGAGGAGATAGAATCATAGAAATCGCCCCCTTCTAAAACAATAATTGATGGGTGAATGTCAACAGATCTTTAGAGCCCCAAAGGGGTTTGCCCTAATTGCAACATTCGGTGGAACAACCACAGGATTTGGATTTTTCTGCATACACCGTGATGCTAAAAATACCGGTACCAGATGATTTAAAAACTTTTAATTCCTCTTCATTGAGGTAGTTTTGCAAAATATCTTCGGGAAGACCGATGGCCTTTTCTTTCTGAATGGAAATGTTTGTAAAGCCGTTTGATTGAATCAGATGAAGATACTCCGATTTTTGAATGGCGCCCGAGACACAACCTACATACATTTCTGCAGCCTCGCGCAGCGCATCCGGAAGTTGGCCGACCAATACCACATCCGATATGCTGAAATGTCCCCCTTGTTTTAAGACGCGAAATATCTCTTTAAACACCCTGTCCTTGTTGGGAACGAGGTTTAATACGCAATTGCTCACGATAACATCGGCAACATTGGCAGAAACCGGTATATTTTCAATATCACCTTGTCTGAATTCGACATTGGAGTAGCCGAGTTTGGCAGCATTGATTCTCGCTTTTTCGATCATGGCAGGGGTGAAATCAATTCCAATGACCCTGCCATCTTCACCCGTTTCATTTCTGGCAACAAAACAATCGTTGCCGGCACCACTGCCCAGATCAATGACCGTATTACCTTTTTTAATTTTTGCAAATTGGGTGGGTAAACCACAGCCCAAACCCAAATCTGCCTCCGGATGATAGCCTTCCAAAGTCTGGTAGTCATCGCTCATGATATTGTACACCTCAGTCGAACACGAACCGGATCCACAGCAGGATGATTGATTGGTTTCTTTATCCTGCAAGGCAATTTCACTGTATTTCTGTCTTACCAATTCTTTGATCTGTTTGCCTCCGTCTTGTTCCAAAGAAACCGCGGGGTCGAAATTCGTTTGATTTAAATTTTCCATATCATTTGATTTAATAATTAACAACATTTGTTCTTTTTGGCCTTCAATTTTGAGGAGAGATTTGAAAAATAATCAAGCAATTGCTGGATCGCATTTTCATCGATGCAATAACAAATGGCATTGCCTTCGACATTGCCTTTGATCCAACCGGCACTTTTAAGTTCCTTTAGGTGCTGGGAGACGGTAGGTTGAGCCAGTGGAAGCTCGTTGACAATGTCTCCGCAGATGCAAGTATCCACTCTCATGAGATATTCTATGATGGCCACTCTTGCCGGATGGCCAATGCCCTTCGCCATAGTGGCGATGAGATTCTGGTCTTTGGAATAGTGCTCTGTTTTTGTAGCTCCCATTTTTAATATTTTTATATTGCAATATTACGATTAACTATTTAACTAGACACTCAAGCATCAAAATGGTTTAAATAATCCTTTATTTTATTTTAAAAATTGGTTTTCCTTGATTTGGGATTCTGTTCAATCATGGATTGATTGAAGTCTTTATCTTTGATTTGCAAGCAATTAAAACTTCTCAGTATAATTTTTGCGGCTCATCGCAAGATTTTTATTTTTCGCCTGGTCCTATTCATTCCAATTTTCCTCTTCATTCTCCTTCCCATTCTCAAAAGCTCTGTATCCTCTCCAAATTCCATATAAAATAAACAGGATGCCTAATATTTGATTCCAGGGTTCGTAGTCTGGCATACGCAAAAAGAAAATCATTCCACCCAAACCCACATATACCAAAGCCATGATACTTTGGAAAATCATTCTCAAATAATCAGTGGAAGGCATTTTACAATCTTGGCTTATTTATTTTGGTGAAGTTTCATTGCTCATCAGTCGAGGCTAAACAGGATGGGAAGTGTATAATTTACCTCAACGATTTTACCATCGTGCTTGCCGGGTTTCCATTTGGGCATCATACTGAGCACGCGGACGGCTTCTTCGTCACATCCGTGACCAATACCACCGGCTACTTTGAGCTTGCCCAGCTCACCCTGTGGATTGACCACAAAATTCAGAATGACAGTGCCCTTTATTTTATTTTGCTTTGCTTTTTCAGGATATTTTAAATTTTCGGTGATAAATTTATTCATGGCATCCAGTCCTCCGGGATACTCTGCCATTTGATCCACAAAAGGGTGTGTTTTGTCCTTCTGATTTTCTGATTCTAAAGTTGTTTGCGCAAACAGAATTTGAGCAATTAAAAGACAAAGCAACAAACCAGCCAGGGACATTCTAATAAAAATGGATTTCATGGATTGTTATTTAATTGTGATACAACGAAAACGCCTGAATCCATCAAAAGTGATGAATCAGGCGTTCTTTTTTTATTAGAAATAATATGAGCTAAGGGCTTATTCCAATCTGAATTTAATGGGCAGCGTAAAATTAACCGGTACTGCTTTTCCATTGTGTTTTCCGGGTTTCCATTTGGGCATGGATTTGACCACCCGAACGGCTTCTTCGTCACATCCACCACCAATGCCTCTGGCCACGTTTACTTTGCTGATGCTTCCATTGGGTCCTACCACAAACTGCACAACCACAGTGCCCTGGATGTCATTTTCCCTGGCGATGGCGGGGTATTTCATGTTGGATTGGATGAATTTCATCATGGCTGCCTGGCCATCCGGAAATTCAGGCATTTGCTCTACGAAATCGAAAGGCTTTTCCGGAGCGGGTTCTTCGATCACCGGAGGAGGAGGAGGTTCGACCAGTGAGGCATCGATTCCACTTTCATCCCCTTCTCTGTTTTCAGTGGATATATCCTTGTCCTGAAGTTCAGTGATATCAGGTGGAGGCGGTTCTTCATTTTCAACCTCTTCATCTTTCATGACCTTGGGAGGAACAAATCTAATCTGATCCTTGATAGGAGGAGGATCTACTTTTGGAGGAGGAGGAGGAGGTTCTTTATTGGGGTCAATGGGAGGCGGCTCGGCCAGGACCACCTCTTTCAACAAGAGATCGTCTTTTTCCTGAGGAATCAAAGACCTCACCAGATTTAAGATCATAGGACTGGATACCAGAAGTACAAAAAAGATCAAACCAATGACCAAAGACCTGGACATGATGCGGTCATAAATCCGCCGAAGGTACCAGGCACCATATTCCTTGTTACGATTGTCAAAAACGATATCGTCCATGACAAATTTTTGCAAAAGGTTTTGTGACATGTTGTGCTCTTTAATTGATGAATATAAAACGGATCATGGAGATTGATTATTTCCTGGACTGATTAATTTCCAGACAGATTAATGAATCAATCGGGTCATCTGCAGCCAGAATGGCGTATCTTTTTACACCATTGATGCTCATTTCATCCAAAACATCCACTGTGTTTTTGACCTTGCTTTTGGGCAGGGGTTTAATCATGATAAAAATGGTATCCTGGTGACCCCAATCGCGGGCCACTTCTTTCTGACGATTTTGAATGACTTTGCGCAATCCTGATGGACTGTAATCCACACTGTCCACAGCCAATTCTGTATCGGCATCCACCTCATCGGGTGAGGTATAGGCATAGACCTTGTCGTTGTCTCCCAGCAGCAAGGTAAATGTCTTGGACATTTTAATGGCAGGCTGATCTTTTTTGTCTTCGTTATCGTCCTTGGCGGGCTTAATCACCTCCATTGTTTTGGGTTTGTTGAAAGTGGTGGCCAGCATAAAAAATGTGATCAGGAGGAAACCCAAATCCACCATGGCAGTGAGGTCCACGCGGGTGGACATTTTTTTCGATCGCGATTTCTTTTTTCCTTTTTTCGCCCCTGATTCGGGAACATTCATTTCAGCCATGTTTCGGTTGATTTATTGTCTGGATAAAAAAAATTATTCTCTGGCAGTTTTTGCCGATGTAACAATGTTAAATCGGTTTACTTTTCTGTTTTGCAAGGCTTCTATCAAAGCTGCAAAAGATTTGTATTCGGTCGTTTTATCGGCTTTGATGGCAATCCGCAGATTGTTGTTGACCTGTCTCGAAAAGAGAATCAGATCTTCTACCTGAGTTTCTCCGCCCGTTGTATCAATCTTAAGTCCGGGCTGAATCATATTGGCTCGTTCAGAGGGATCTTTTTTCAGAAAATCGGGCAATGCTTTGATGTCCATACCCCATAGCTCAAGGGTTCTGAAAGCATCCTGTTGTTCTGCGGTAAACTGGATGGCGTATCGCTCAGAAAGTTTATTCAATAGACCCAGTCTGGTATTTTGATCATCCAATCCGAAAAAAATCCTTCCATCCGGAGAAATGTTAAACATCATAATATCCTTGTCCGGAATGGGAATTTGTGCAGTGGATGCAGGGATGTCGATTTGAACCACTTCCTGATCCTTGAATTTGGTGGTCAGAATAAAAAAAGTCAGCAAAAGAAAAGCGACATCGCACATGGCGGTCATGTCGATGGCCGTACTCTTGCGGGGTATTTTAACCTTTGGCATGTAATTATTGCTTTAGGAAGTGAAATAAAAAATACCGGGAGATCAATGCTTTGAAGCGAAAGTCTGAGAAATACTAAAACCGGCTTCATCAATTCCATACGTCATTCCGTCAATTTTGGTGGTGAAGTAATTGTAGAAAATGATGGCAAGGGCTGAAGAACCAATACCCAAAGCTGTATTGATCAAGGCTTCGGAAATACCATTGGAAAGCTGAACGGCGTCTGGTGCTCCTGCAGTGGCGATGGCTGAAAACGCTTTGATCATTCCAAATACCGTACCCAAAAGACCCAAAAGTGTGGCTACAGATGAAATGGTGGCGAGGATGACCAGGTTTTTTTCGAGCATGGGTAGTTCCAATGAAGTGGATTCCTCAATTTCTTTTTGAATGGCCAGAACCTTTTGCTCTTTGTCCAGAGTGGTATTGCTGGACATCTGTTTGTATTTGTTCAACCCCTCGCGAATGATGTTAGCCACAGAACCCTGCTGTTTGTCACATTCTGCGATGGCGGAATCCACCTGATTTCCATCCAGAAATTTCTTGATTTTATGCACAAAGTTGGGCAGAGAGCCTTTGCCATTGGCTATGCTCAGGGTAATGAATCGCTCGATGACAGTAGCCACCACGATCATAAAGACTGCCATCAAAAAAGGTACAATAACTCCACCTTTGTACATCATACCCAAATAATCTCCGCTCAATGGATGTTTGGTGTTGTCACCATCCTGGAAGTGACTGGGATCACCCAAGATAAAATAATAAATCAAATGACCCACCACAATGGCGGTGAAGATGGTGAGGGATGCAAAGATGTTGCTAAATTTCCCGCTGGGTTTTACACTTGGCTTTTGATTGCTCATAATCAGAGAATTAATCGTTGATAAATGAAAGTGATTTAAGTTTGTAAAATATTAAAATTCAATGTTTTAGATTTTTAATTAGACCATTGCTCAAAGTGGAATATTACAATAGAAAAGAACCTTAGAAGGCGTAATATTAAAACGTTTTGACTACAAAAAGGTGTTTCCTGTATGAATAAAATTTTAAAAAATGACATTATACAAAATTTTTATGCTTTATTCATTTATTATCAAATATATAAGTATTAAATTTTTAGTTAACATTTAAAATGCTTAGAAATGAATTGGGATGGCATAAACTTCGGTGAACCAGATAATCTGACCAGCGGAAAAACAGGATATTACAAAATTTTCATTTTTTTTTGTCTGTACTAAATATCAATAGATCAATACTTTAGATTTAGTTTTCAAATGATTTTGAATTATTATACATAGATTTTATTGTAATATTTAAAAACCTTGTATATTTGCCCTTGAATAAAGCCCCCCAAAGGCTAAAACAGTTCTTTAGATCATAGCGGATAAAAGCGAATAAACTCGAATTATTCACAAAAGCTTTTTGCTATGTATCTTATAAAACAGATTTACACACTTTTCCTCACCATTTTATTGTGGAATGTTGTAGCAATTGGTTCCTATGCCGGCATCGTTTTTGATGGCTCGCCCGGGACCGCAGCTCCTCCAATCACACTGGGAGGATTTCAAATGAATCCATTTCCAACGGATACCAGACCTCTTTTAAATTTTGAAACAGAAGTTCCGGCCTTTCTTCCGGGAATTCCACCCATTGGTTTTACTCCGGCTCTCCAGCACAGGAGAGTAGGTGTAAATTGGGCCACCTGGAGTCATGGTTATACAGGAGATGTATATTCTTTAACACCTGGTACATCTGTGACCATCAGCCTGCCACCGGGTACTAGGGCTTTTTACCTTTATGCGGAAGGCAATGCCTTTAACATTGCCAATATTACCGCGATGGCCAATGATGGAACGAGTTCAGGCCCAATCCCTGTGAACGGAGGATCTGGTGCTACTTATTTTGGCTTCTACACCACCTCCCAGTCTTGTATGTTGTCCAGTATTATTGTTAATGTAAGTCCGAATGCAAATGGATTTGCCATCGGTGAGTTTGCCATTGCCTGCGTGCCTTATTTGGAGTGCCCTTCAGACATGACTGTTGCCCTTGGACCCGGATCCTGTGATACCAGTTTGTTTTGGCAACCGACGGCTTATAGTTATTGTGCAGATACTTTCTCTGGAATTGAGCCAGGAACTCCAATTAATGAAAACAATTGGGTTACACAACCTTCTGCCACAGGCTTCACATTTTTCGCGCCTGATTCGATACGGGTGGCAGGAAATCCTGCTGCCGGAAACAGGGATTTGTGCATTCGCTTTAGTTGTGCAGGTCGATTTTCATTTACGGTCAGAGCATATCGGACTGGGCCTTCTCCGGGAGGCTTTAACGGAGATCATGTTTTTATTGGCATTAACGGAGTATTTACCCAGTTCACGCCAAATACACCTGGCTCCACCCTCTATTTGAGTAACTACTCCACCAATGTTGATGTAGGAGACCTATTGTGCATACGCGTCGCGTCCAATGGTGCCGGTGCACAAACAGTGGCTACGATGGATGCGTTCATTTATTCCACTTTGGTGTTGGAGCAAACCAGTGGGCCTCTTCCCGCCACAGGCCTTCATCTGAACAATGGGACGTTTTTACCACCTGGAATTCATACGGTTGAATACGAAGCATCCGATTGTTATCAGGGTACAGAAAGCTGCAGTTTTAACATCACCATTTTGGATGCAGAACCTGTGATTACCTGTCCTCCGAATACTACGATCAATTTGGACAGCATGGACTGTTCAAGAATCTATTGTTACAATGTATCAGCCACAGACAATTGTATCCAGACCAGTCTTGATCTTCCAGGATATCAATTGATTGGAGTATACAATGGAAACAGCTATTTTATTTCTCCTCCGGGACCGGCCAATCATCTGCATTGGCTGGAAGCCAATGAAACCGCCGCAGCTTTGGGTGGGCATTTGGTAACCATTGAGGACGCAGCTGAGAATAACTTTTTAACTGCTGCTGTTCCATTTACCCTTGGAGTTGCTGAAAATCACTATTGGATCGGAATGCGGTACAGTCCCTCGCTCGATCAGTACAAGTGGATCACCGGAGAACCTGTCAACTATACCAATTGGGGTGTAGGGCAACCCGGCATTATACCGGGAGTATATGCTTGGTTCTGGGATCTTGTGGGAGGAACCTGGTGGGATTCTCCTTCCATTTTATTTAGAAGATATATCATTGAATTTGAAAATGGACTTCAAATCAAACAACTTTCGGGAATTCCAAGTGGAAATCCGTTTCCTCCGGGTATAACTACCAATGTATATTCAGCCATGGACGAATATGGGAACATGGATCAGTGTTCTTTTACTGTCAATGTCATTGGATCGTCCAGCATGTCCTGTAAAAATATCAATGTTTCATTGGACGAATTCTGTCAGGTGGAAATTACCCCGCAAATGTTATTGACGGGATATTATGCCTGTTACGATGTTTTTCAAGTAGAACTAAGCCATTACAATCATATCATTCCAAATCCTTTGGACAGCCATTTTCTGGGTAAAACCATTGTCGCTAAAATTACGGACACAACAACCGGCAACAGTTGTTGGGGAAATGTGTATGTAGAGGACAAGCTAGCCCCTGAGGTAATCTGTCGGGATATACGGGTGAGTTGCAAGCAATTTGAGATCGACAGTTTGATTCCGGCGGCCTCATTTGATTGCAGTGATTATACGGTGAGATTATTGGATCAGCAGGTGGAGAGTTTGCATTGTGATCCAGAGCTGATCAAGCGTGTACGCCGTTGGTGGATATCGAGAGATGCGCAGGGAAATGAAAGTGAGCCGTGCATACAGACGATTGAGGTGGAGCGATTGGATATTTACGATGTGTGGTTTCCGGATGAAAGTGTGATTTTGGAATGCGACCATATTGATTCTTTTGATGTCAACGGACATCCACATCCGTACGTGACGGGTATACCCTATTATCAGCATATCTGGCCGATCTGGCCGACGGTGGACTTTTTGTGCAATGTGTATGTAGATTATGTGGATACTGATTTGGGCAAGATAGGCTGTACACGCAAGATCATGCGTACCTGGCGGGTGCGCGAGTGGTGGTGCAGCGAAGAATTGGAGAACTTTAGTGTACAGATCATACAGATCCAGGACAACATAGGACCGAGAATCAAGCACATCCATTATGATTTTGAAGCGACGACCAGCCACAAGAGTTGTGAAGCAGATGTGGTCATACCCCGATTGATGCGTACGACGCCTGTCACAATGATTTGCGGATAGATGTGGTATATCCGGGCGGAGTGTTGGTGGATCAGAATGGAGGCAGGGTGAGATTGCCGGTAGGCTTGGATACGATTATCTATCGGGTATATGATGGGTGTTATAATTTGACAGAAGATACATTGTATGTGACCGTCAAAGACCACACAGAACCGGTGGCGGTATGTGAAAGGAGGACAGTGGTGGCCCTGAATGATTCGGGTTTGAACTGGGTACCGGCCGAGGTATTTGACGATGGAAGTTTTGACGAGTGCAAGTTGCATCATTTTGAAGTGAGGAGAATGGATCTAAACCATTGTGGTACGATCGGAGAAGACGACTGGGGTCCTGAGGTACAGTTTTGTTGTAGCGATGTTGGATCCGGAGAGATCATGGTAGCTTTTAAAGCCATCGACATAAGCAACAATGAAGCGATCTGTATGGTGTTTGTAGAAGTACAGGACAAGGACATGCCAAGGATAACATGTCCACCGGATATCGATGTGGATTGTCGTTTTGATTTTGACATCAATCATCTGGACAGAAGTTTTGGAGATGTTGTGACTGCAGAAGCAGATCGGGAAATGATTGTAATAGATCCGGTGTATTGGCATTATATTTATGGACATCCACAGGATGGCATTGCGTACGACAATTGCAATCCGAATGTGACACACCGTGTGGACAGCAGTGGCATGAACCAGTGCGGCATGGGCACGATCATCCGGGAATTTACGGTGACGGATGACCAGGGCAACAGCGCGAGCTGCACCCAGCGGATCTATGTGGACAATCATCACAGGAGTGGACATATTACGATTAGCTGGCCTTATGATTATGAGACGAGCGATATCTGTGATTCGAGATTGTTGCATCCGGATTTATTGTCATACCCATACAATTATCCGGTGGTGAGCGACGATGAGTGCAGCATCATAGGGATGGATTTCAAGGACCATGTATTTTCATCGACGGTACCGGGAGAGCCATGTTTTAAGATATTCCGGGTGTGGAAAGTGATCGACTGGTGTTATCGGGATCAAAGTGGAGATATCCTGATATACATAGACACACAGGTGATCAAGGTGAGCAATTATGTGGATCCGGTGATCTACAGATTGTGTCATGACACGACGATCTGTACGTATGATGTGGAATGTCGTCCGATACCGGTGAGACTGAGTATAGGAGCGAGTGATGTTTGTACAGCGAAAGAGGAGTTGTTGTATCGCTATAAGATAGATCTGGACAGCGATGGTACGATCGACATTGTGCGCACGTCGATAGGAGATAGTACGGCGAGTGGCACCTGGCCATTGGGCAGACATACGATCAAGTGGGAAGTGGAAGACAGATGCGGCAACACGGCCAAGTGTGAGTCTCAACTGAACCTGATCAATTGCAAACCGCCGACGGCGTATTGTCACAGAGATCTGAGCATCGGATTGACGGCAATGGATCTGGATGGCGACGGCATACCGGAGACAAAGATGGCAGAAGTGTGGGCCAGTGACATCAATGTCAACTCAGAGCACGGCTGCGGTTATGACATCGTGTTTAGCTTTAGTTCGGATACGACAGACAAGGTGAGATTTTACAATTGCGACAGCTTAGGTCCAAGAGAAGTGGAGTTGTGGGTGACGGACATCAACGGCAATCAATCCTTCTGCAGGACGATCATCATCATCCAGGACAATCCGCAGATACCACCTGCCTGTCCGGGCAATCTGAAAGATGTGGTTGTGAGTGGATTGATCCGGACGGAGGCAGACCGGGAGGTAGAGGAGACACAGGTGAGTCTGGAGACCAGTGCACTGCAAAAAGTGAAGACCAATTACGAAGGCAGATATGCATTTTCACCGATGCCGACGGGAGGAAGTTATGAGGTGAAGCCGGAGAAGAATGACGATTGGAGCAATGGAGTGACGACAGCCGACATCATCAGGATCCAGAAACATATACTGGGAGTGGAAGAGATGACGAGTCCATATCAGATGATAGCAGCAGATGTCAACAGGAGCAAGTCAGTTACAGCAAGAGACATATCAGATTTGAGAAAATTGATCTTGGGTAGTGCGACAGAAATCAAAGGGAATACGAGCTGGAGATTTGTACCGGTGAGTTATAGTTTTGTCAATGCGGCAGAAGCATTGGAGGACATTCATCCGGAAGCATACAAGATCAGTTATTTGAACAGCGATTTGAAAGCGGACTTTGTGGCGATCAAGGTGGGAGATGTGAATGAATCAGCGCGCACCAGAGGAGCCAATGGAGTGAGCAGCCGTACGGGCAAGACATTGGATCTGAATTATGCAGATGTTGAAATGAAGAAAGGGGAGTTGTACGAGATACAGTTGGTGTCGAGCAACATCGAGCAGTTTGCAGGATTCCAGACGACCCTGGAGCTAAGTCCGGAGTTTGGTCAGATTGTGGAGTTGAGTCCCAACCGCCACAATGATTTTGGAGAAGAGCATTACAGTCTGCACGCGTTGAACAGTGGACGTGTGAGCATGAGCTGGGATGGGCAAGCGAAAAATGAGGAGAGATTGTGGAGCATCAAAATTCGAGCGGCACGGGATGGCAGATTGTCAGACATGCTTCGATTGAATTCCACGATCACAGCCTCGATGAGCATCGATGCCAATCAGACAGAAGGAAGAATCGAACTGCGCAGCAGGGGTCTGTTGGAGAAAGAGTTTGTGCTGATGCAAAACGAACCCAACCCATGGAAAGAACAGACCTCGATTGGCTTGTTGTTGCCAAGGGCAGGTACGGTCAGACTTACGATCTATGATGCGACGGGAAGAGTGCATCTGAAGGCAGAAAGAGAAATGAGCAAAGGCTATCAGGAATGGATTCTGGAAGCGGGTATCTTGAGCAGTTCAGGAGTGTATTACTATCAGGCAGATTATGAAAGCAACACGCAGACCAGGAAGATGGTGATCCTGGAATAAGGGAGAAGAACATAGAAATGCAAAAGCAAATCGAGAGGCGGGAAAAATCCCGCCTCTTTTTTTTATTTTGATATATAATTATTAAATATTAAAATAATTTATATATTTGCAGTGGATTTCGACTATTCTCAAAAGTACATTCTTGGAATTAATTCGGATTTAGATTACTTCTAAATTTCGCATTTAATGAAAACTACGACTTACAAAAACCAAATCATTGGATTTGGTTTCAAGGAACATTCTTTTATTAAAAGATTGCTTGACTTTAAATTTCAACCGAGATTTCAAGTTCAAAATTTACTGTTCATCTGGCTTTTGTATTGGATGTACCTGCCAATGCAAGGCCAAAGCACCTGCGGTACAGGGGATGTTCTGGTGCTTGACAATTGTTTGGGTCCCGTCAATGATGCTGATTTTGCAATAGATGAATGTGTTTTGAACGGAGTTGGAATTTGGTATCAGTACACGCCAGCTGTAACCGGATCGTATTTGATTTCGGCCATGGGGAACGCAGATTTAAGCATTGTCCTAAAATCCAATTGTGGTGGAACACCGATTTGCATTAATAATTTTACAGCGGATTTTGAAGTGGGTACGAGGGTACTCGGGGCAGGGACCACCTATTTTATAGCGGTCGAAGCCGCATCAGCTTTTGATCTTGAATCCATTTGCATTTACCTTTGTGAGAGCCCAATGATCAGCGATTGTCCAACAGATATCAATGTGACAACGGATCCTGGCGAATGTTCAGCCATTGTAGATTATATTGTGACAGCCTCGGGAAATCCTGATCCTAATTTTATGTACATCAAAACCTTGGTTCCTACCCAGGAGTCCGGCAATGGTACCGGGGCCAATACTGCATTTGGATTAGGATCTACATTTGTGGAAGTGACAGCGACCAATGCATGTTTGCCCAATGATTTTTGCTCATTTACTGTCACGGTGGAAGATATAGAAGAACCACAAATAACTTGTCATCCTCCACAGGTCAGAATGGTCAATCCCGGATTGTGTGTGTATTCTACCATGGGAGATGAATTTGATCCTGCGTTGGTAACAGACAATTGCGCCGTCGATTATCTGGAAAACGACATCAATGGATTTTCCTCTTTAAACACCTTTGATTTTGCGAAGGGAATACATCTGATTACCTGGGTAGTTTATGACGCTGCCGGTAATTCGAATCAATGCAGCATGAGTCTTGAGGTCATAGACGATGAGACTCCGGAGCTGGTTTGTCCCAACGATACGATTGTATATTCTGAAACTTTTGTTTGTCCTTATACAGTGGTGGGAGTGGAATTTGATCCCGTCATCATGTTTGACAATTGCGAAATTGTAAGCATTTACAATGATATTAATTTGAGCAGCAGTTTGCAGGGTCATTATTTTCCAAAGGGCAGTCATCAAATCAATTGGTTTATTGAGGATGCTTCAGGGTTTACAAACAACTGCAGTTTTGAAATCACGGTAATGGATACCGTTAAACCCTGGTTGGATTGTCCGGTCGACACGACGGTTTTTATCGGAGTTGGCAACTGTGAACTGGATGTTGTAGA
This window of the Saprospiraceae bacterium genome carries:
- a CDS encoding T9SS type A sorting domain-containing protein; this encodes MRIDVVYPGGVLVDQNGGRVRLPVGLDTIIYRVYDGCYNLTEDTLYVTVKDHTEPVAVCERRTVVALNDSGLNWVPAEVFDDGSFDECKLHHFEVRRMDLNHCGTIGEDDWGPEVQFCCSDVGSGEIMVAFKAIDISNNEAICMVFVEVQDKDMPRITCPPDIDVDCRFDFDINHLDRSFGDVVTAEADREMIVIDPVYWHYIYGHPQDGIAYDNCNPNVTHRVDSSGMNQCGMGTIIREFTVTDDQGNSASCTQRIYVDNHHRSGHITISWPYDYETSDICDSRLLHPDLLSYPYNYPVVSDDECSIIGMDFKDHVFSSTVPGEPCFKIFRVWKVIDWCYRDQSGDILIYIDTQVIKVSNYVDPVIYRLCHDTTICTYDVECRPIPVRLSIGASDVCTAKEELLYRYKIDLDSDGTIDIVRTSIGDSTASGTWPLGRHTIKWEVEDRCGNTAKCESQLNLINCKPPTAYCHRDLSIGLTAMDLDGDGIPETKMAEVWASDINVNSEHGCGYDIVFSFSSDTTDKVRFYNCDSLGPREVELWVTDINGNQSFCRTIIIIQDNPQIPPACPGNLKDVVVSGLIRTEADREVEETQVSLETSALQKVKTNYEGRYAFSPMPTGGSYEVKPEKNDDWSNGVTTADIIRIQKHILGVEEMTSPYQMIAADVNRSKSVTARDISDLRKLILGSATEIKGNTSWRFVPVSYSFVNAAEALEDIHPEAYKISYLNSDLKADFVAIKVGDVNESARTRGANGVSSRTGKTLDLNYADVEMKKGELYEIQLVSSNIEQFAGFQTTLELSPEFGQIVELSPNRHNDFGEEHYSLHALNSGRVSMSWDGQAKNEERLWSIKIRAARDGRLSDMLRLNSTITASMSIDANQTEGRIELRSRGLLEKEFVLMQNEPNPWKEQTSIGLLLPRAGTVRLTIYDATGRVHLKAEREMSKGYQEWILEAGILSSSGVYYYQADYESNTQTRKMVILE